In a genomic window of Candidatus Thiothrix sulfatifontis:
- the urtB gene encoding urea ABC transporter permease subunit UrtB, with amino-acid sequence MLKTTDFTRLLLLSVLLWLCPPLQAEQQSATLTQAAPLFQEASFDKTREAVDLLAASGDAEAVPYLQALLDGQLYQHKAQGTLVIAKDGNTGDELRKIPTNNSLRKYVRGAIGQLSLSHPDAAVRLTSANGLLETVTPEMAGQLRGLLDKETDSAVKEALSLGLAMADLNAAEQPVRLAAIESLAGNLHPGVRNRLTTMTTDSDAEVAKAAQEALRSIEDTAALYGHVETLFFGLSLGSVLVLAAIGLAITFGVMGVINMAHGELIMLGAYTTYIVQQLMPNFIDYSLFVAVPAAFIVSGLMGILIERTVIRHLYGRPLETLLATFGISLILQQLVRTVISPQNVPVSNPSWMSGSLEINSVLSLTYNRLYIVLFCLMVFALLYFVLRKTNLGLQVRAVSQNRAMARAMGVRSARVDALTFGLGSGIAGVAGVALSQLTNVGPNLGQAYIIDSFMVVVFGGVGNLWGTLVAGLSLGVVNKVLEPWAGAVLAKILVLVFIILFIQKRPRGLFPQKGRAAGD; translated from the coding sequence ATGCTGAAAACGACTGATTTCACCCGCCTGTTGCTATTGAGCGTGTTGTTGTGGCTTTGCCCACCGCTACAAGCTGAGCAGCAAAGTGCAACCCTCACCCAAGCAGCCCCGTTATTTCAGGAAGCCTCTTTCGACAAAACCCGCGAAGCGGTGGATTTATTGGCTGCCAGCGGTGACGCGGAAGCCGTGCCGTATTTGCAAGCCTTGTTGGATGGGCAACTCTACCAACATAAAGCACAAGGAACGCTGGTCATCGCCAAGGATGGCAACACTGGCGATGAGTTACGCAAGATTCCCACCAACAACAGTTTGCGCAAATACGTGCGCGGCGCGATTGGGCAACTCAGTTTAAGCCACCCTGATGCAGCGGTGCGCCTCACCTCCGCCAACGGATTGCTGGAAACGGTCACGCCGGAAATGGCAGGGCAATTACGCGGCTTGCTGGACAAAGAAACCGATTCTGCCGTCAAAGAAGCCTTGTCACTCGGCTTGGCAATGGCGGATTTGAATGCAGCGGAACAGCCTGTGCGGTTGGCAGCGATTGAATCACTGGCGGGCAATTTACACCCCGGCGTGCGCAATCGCTTGACTACGATGACGACCGATAGCGATGCCGAAGTTGCCAAAGCCGCGCAGGAAGCCTTGCGCAGTATTGAAGACACCGCAGCGTTGTACGGGCATGTTGAAACGCTGTTTTTCGGCTTGAGCTTGGGTTCGGTGCTGGTGCTGGCGGCGATTGGCTTGGCGATTACTTTTGGGGTGATGGGCGTGATTAATATGGCGCACGGCGAGCTAATCATGCTGGGGGCGTATACCACTTACATTGTGCAGCAATTGATGCCCAACTTTATTGATTACTCGCTGTTTGTGGCAGTGCCTGCGGCGTTCATTGTGTCGGGGTTAATGGGGATTTTGATCGAACGTACCGTGATCCGCCATTTGTACGGGCGACCGCTGGAAACCTTGCTGGCAACGTTTGGGATTAGCCTGATTCTGCAACAACTGGTGCGCACGGTGATTTCGCCGCAAAACGTGCCGGTTTCCAACCCGTCGTGGATGTCGGGTTCGCTGGAAATCAATAGCGTGTTGTCGTTGACCTACAACCGCCTGTATATCGTGCTGTTTTGCCTGATGGTGTTTGCGCTGCTGTATTTTGTGTTGCGCAAGACCAATCTGGGTTTGCAGGTACGGGCAGTGTCGCAGAATCGGGCAATGGCGCGGGCAATGGGGGTGCGTTCGGCGCGGGTCGATGCTCTCACCTTCGGGCTGGGTTCGGGGATTGCGGGTGTCGCAGGTGTCGCGCTCAGTCAGTTGACCAACGTGGGGCCGAATCTGGGGCAGGCTTACATCATTGATTCGTTCATGGTGGTGGTATTCGGCGGGGTCGGCAATTTGTGGGGAACGTTGGTGGCTGGCTTGTCGCTGGGCGTGGTCAACAAGGTGCTAGAACCGTGGGCGGGGGCAGTGCTTGCCAAAATTCTGGTGCTGGTTTTCATTATTTTATTCATCCAGAAACGACCGCGTGGGCTATTCCCGCAAAAAGGTCGGGCAGCGGGGGATTAA
- the urtC gene encoding urea ABC transporter permease subunit UrtC produces MFITRILQNDRGGQIMLAVLALVLVLVPVLNLLVPEGSFLHMPTYLVTLLGKYLTYALLAVAVDLVWGYLGILSLGHGAFFALGGYAMGMYLMRQIGDRGVYGNPELPDFMVFLSWKELPWFWQGFDMFWFAMLMALLVPGLLAFVFGWLAFRSRVTGVYLSIITQALTYALLLAFFRNEMGFGGNNGLTDFKDILGFSLQSDGTRMTLFVLSGLALAGGYLLCRYIINSKLGRIVVAIRDAESRTRFVGYRVEHYKVWVFTVSAMLAGVAGALYVPQVGIINPGEFSPLNSIEIVIWVAIGGRATLYGAVLGAILVNYAKTVFTGLMPESWIFMLGALFVLVTLYLPQGLAGLVKNIKENRWLHKFSRRAQA; encoded by the coding sequence ATGTTCATCACACGTATTCTGCAAAACGATCGGGGTGGGCAAATCATGCTGGCGGTACTCGCGCTGGTGTTGGTGCTAGTTCCCGTCTTGAATTTGCTCGTGCCAGAAGGCAGTTTTCTGCACATGCCGACGTATTTGGTGACGTTGCTCGGCAAGTATTTGACCTACGCCTTGTTAGCCGTGGCGGTGGATTTGGTGTGGGGTTATCTGGGAATCCTCAGCCTTGGACACGGGGCATTCTTTGCCCTTGGCGGTTACGCGATGGGCATGTATTTGATGCGCCAGATCGGGGATCGCGGGGTGTATGGCAACCCGGAATTGCCGGATTTCATGGTGTTTTTGAGCTGGAAAGAACTGCCGTGGTTTTGGCAGGGCTTTGATATGTTTTGGTTTGCGATGCTGATGGCGTTGCTCGTGCCGGGACTGCTGGCGTTTGTGTTTGGTTGGTTGGCGTTCCGCTCAAGGGTGACGGGGGTGTATTTGTCGATCATTACCCAAGCACTGACTTACGCGCTATTGCTGGCATTTTTCCGCAATGAAATGGGCTTTGGCGGGAATAATGGCTTGACCGATTTCAAGGATATTTTGGGTTTCAGCCTGCAATCTGATGGGACGCGCATGACGCTGTTCGTGCTGTCGGGACTGGCATTGGCGGGTGGGTATTTGTTGTGCCGTTACATTATCAACTCTAAGCTGGGGCGGATTGTGGTCGCTATCCGTGATGCGGAAAGTCGCACGCGCTTTGTTGGCTACCGCGTCGAGCATTACAAGGTGTGGGTGTTTACCGTGTCGGCGATGCTGGCGGGTGTCGCGGGCGCGTTGTACGTGCCGCAAGTGGGCATTATCAACCCCGGCGAATTTTCCCCGCTCAACTCGATTGAAATCGTGATTTGGGTGGCGATTGGCGGGCGTGCCACGCTGTACGGCGCGGTGCTGGGCGCGATTCTGGTCAACTACGCCAAAACGGTGTTCACCGGACTGATGCCGGAATCGTGGATTTTCATGCTGGGCGCGTTATTCGTGCTGGTCACGCTGTATTTGCCGCAAGGCTTGGCGGGACTGGTGAAAAACATCAAGGAAAACCGCTGGTTACACAAATTTAGCAGGAGGGCGCAAGCATGA
- the urtD gene encoding urea ABC transporter ATP-binding protein UrtD, with protein sequence MSEGAHLRQTEAGQPDASHKAILYLEDLNVSFDGFKAINNLTLYIDSGELRCIIGPNGAGKTTMMDIITGKTRPNSGQAWFGQTVDLLKLSEPEIANAGIGRKFQKPTVFESHSVAENLELAMHGNKSVWYSLRARLSGEQHALIDETLQTIGLTENYHKQAGALSHGQKQWLEIGMLLVQKPHLLLVDEPVAGMTHQEMERTAELLTSLAGKHSVVVVEHDMDFVRSIANKVTVLHQGSVLAEGTMDEVQNDQRVIEVYLGE encoded by the coding sequence ATGAGCGAAGGCGCACATTTACGCCAGACTGAGGCGGGGCAACCGGATGCCAGCCACAAGGCGATTCTGTATCTGGAAGATTTGAACGTTAGCTTCGACGGTTTCAAGGCGATTAATAACCTGACGCTGTACATTGATTCCGGCGAATTGCGTTGCATCATCGGCCCCAACGGTGCGGGCAAAACCACCATGATGGACATTATCACCGGCAAAACCCGCCCCAACAGCGGGCAGGCGTGGTTTGGGCAAACGGTGGATTTGCTGAAACTCTCCGAACCCGAAATTGCCAACGCCGGTATCGGGCGCAAATTCCAGAAGCCCACCGTGTTTGAATCGCACAGCGTCGCCGAAAATCTGGAACTGGCGATGCACGGCAATAAAAGCGTGTGGTACAGCCTCCGCGCCCGTTTGAGCGGCGAACAGCACGCCTTGATTGATGAAACCTTGCAAACCATCGGCTTGACCGAGAACTACCATAAGCAAGCAGGCGCGTTATCGCACGGGCAAAAGCAATGGCTGGAAATCGGCATGTTGCTGGTGCAAAAACCGCATTTGCTGCTGGTTGACGAACCTGTTGCCGGGATGACGCATCAGGAAATGGAGCGTACTGCCGAATTGCTCACCTCGTTGGCTGGCAAGCATTCGGTGGTGGTAGTGGAACATGACATGGATTTCGTGCGTTCCATCGCCAACAAGGTCACGGTGTTACACCAAGGCAGCGTGTTAGCCGAAGGCACAATGGATGAAGTGCAAAACGATCAGCGCGTGATCGAAGTGTATCTGGGGGAATAA